The genomic segment TCCATGTTGGTGTGCCCGATAATGATCTTCATCCTACCTTATATGGTAGCAAAATCCGGCAAGTTCGCAAGTAAAAAGATGGAAAGCGATAAAGAACTTTCAAGGGATTTAAGTAGGCACTTCCTCGATCCTCTGTATTCCCTGGTGGGTGAGTATAAGCCGGTATCGGAAAAGTTGTTCTTCTTCTCCCTTGCTCGAAAGGACCAGAATGAGATTAATATGGTAAACCCGCTTTCCCTTGATGGCCTGGACCTCTCCCCCGTACCAGGTTCTCAACAGCTTCTTGGATGCGTCCATCTCTTCCTGAAATCGGTCGAGCTTCAACCGAATAATTTCGGTTATCGCTTCCACACGGGAATGTTCTCTGAGCAGTTTGCGGCTGTCGATAACCACCTCTTTCCTGAAATGGATGACGTTTTCCGGAGGAAGAATCGAACGAAAAGGATTAGAGCCTGCCTGCCGTACCGTCCTTACATTTTGCGGAAGCTCTTCCGGGGAGATGATACGGACCATACTGCGTGTTTTCCCCACATGCCTGTCGACCGCCCGGTCTACCAATCGCTCTGTTCTGTCCGCTATGAATCGAGGCATTATTTTTACCAATATGCCTCGCAGAATTTCCTTGATACGGTCTTTCAGCATGTAACTGACGACTACAATAAAGGCCCAGGGAACACTGTAACTTGCAAAAAGGGTATTTGCAAAAAAAGTGGCGACAACCGAAAAAATCATAGCCGTTGCCGCTGCCATTGCCGCTAGTATATGTCCTATCTTGCGATTGGTACCTGTTTCCTCACTGGACATATAGAGAACGGTCTGGGACCATTTCTTCAGGATGCTTTCACGATAGAGCATCCCTTCAACCTCTACTTCCGTTCCGTTTGTGATAACCGACGGGTAACCCATTTCTTTGCGATAATACTGCTCGTGCTCCATGAGTACCGTAATCTTTTCCACCAGTTCTTCCTGCCGGAGCATACCGTGAAGGTAAAAAAGCATTTTCTCCGCCGATAAGCTGATCGATTCGTCTGTCCACCGAAGGGCCGTTCTCAGCCGTTCGGTGATGGACGGTTCCATGAAACGGGCATGAAGAGCACGAAAGACATGGAGGAAGGTTTCGGTCTCCTTGAGAAACAATTCAATCTTCGTGATGACTGTCGGATTGGTTCCCTCTTTTGCGATACCGCTCAACAGTCTGTGGGTCGCTTTCATTTCCGCCGAAAAGAGGTTTGCAAGGGTCCGCAGTTCGTAGAGTATCCGGTTTTCGTCGATATCACTCGATAAATTCGCCTTATCCAGAAACTTCCCGATGCGTGCGATGGGACTGATGGCGCAGTCCGGATCCATCAGCCGCGAAAGGGGAATGTACGAGATGGAAAAACGAGTGTGGCTTTTAACGTCCGAGAAAAAATGGTCCACCCCGTAACGCTTGGCCGTTATACCAAGTTGTGCCGGAGTGAACATATATGTTTCAAGTGTGTAGAATGCCCGATTCTCTTTTGGATCAAGAGGGTATCTGTTCTTTAACTCTAATTGGGTCTTCCCGTGGGCCCGAATTGAGGATTTATATTCGGTCATTCCGTCTCCTTTCAATGCCTGACTTATTGAGCACCTATCTCTTGTAAATTCTGAAGAACTCCTTTTTAAAGGAGAAAGCAATCTCCTGGCCATAACGATAATTATGGATCTCACCTTGGGTATTCGGCGTAATCGCCGTCATAAATCCGTCGGCGTACTCGATTTTGTATTCGGTAGTTGCCCCAAGAAAGCTACTAACCTCAATCTTACCGTTAAACGCTCCTTTTCCTGGTCTAACTTCAACCGCCTCCGGTTTTATGGCCAGGACAACTTCGTCTCCCTTTAAAAATGATTGTCCGGCGGTAGAGAGAGGAACTTGCACCTCGGATCCGAGTAGAGAGACCGAAATAAAACGACTGTCGATCTCCGTCACCACACCGTCGAAGAAATTTGCGTTACCGATAAAATCGGACACAAAGGGATCTGCGGGGTGATTGTAAATCTCCTCGGGGCTGCCGCTCTGAACAATTTTACCATTGTTCATAATAACAATAGTATCACTGATACTCAAGGCTTCACTTTGATCATGGGTAACGTAAAGTGCGGTGATACCCAAGAGTTGTTGTACCCGTTTGATTTCCGTTCGTGTCTGGATTCGTAGCTTTGCATCCAAATTCGAAAGAGGCTCATCGAAAAGAATGATTTCCGGTTTTAAAACCAGAGCCCGGGCAAGAGCCACCCGTTGCTGCTGCCCTCCCGACAATTCTCCAGGATAACGATCTTCCAATCCCACAAGATTAACCATCTGTGCTGCCAGAGCAACGTCGTTTTTGATCACCTCTTTCGGTATTTTGCGTATTTTCAATCCGTAAGCGATATTTTCAAAAATGGTAAGATGTGGGAAGAGGGCGTAGCTCTGGAATACCATCGGCATGTTGCGGTCGAAAGCTGGAATTGTATTTATTTTCCTTCCGTCCAGGATGATGTCGCCGGTACTCTGCACCTCGAAACCTGCAACCATTCGAAGGGTTGTGGTCTTCCCGCATCCCGAGGGCCCAAGGAGTGTGACAAAATCCCCCTTGGCGATGGAGAGCGAAATATCATCTACAGCACGTACGGTATTGCCTCGTCCGTCGTGAAAGTCCTTGACCAAGTTTTTTAGCATCAGGTAATCGTTCTGTTTCATCTTCTTTTCCTTTATTTCGTCGTTCCGAAAATTTGTTCGCGTCCCAGGCCCGTGAGTTTCATGATGATGAAGATGAACACCATGATGACTACAATCAGGGCGAAGGACATGACCGAGGCGACTCCCAGTCGCATAATCTCCGTCTGGGCAAGAACAAGAACCGTCATATGGTTCCAGCGTGCAGATACAAGAAAAATAATAGCGCTTATGGCCGTCATGCTTCTGACAAAGGCAAAGGTCGCTCCGGAGAAAAAGGCCGGACGGATCAGCGGCAGGGTAATCTTTCTGAAGGTAAGGGCACTGGTTGCCCCCAGATTGATGGAGGATTCCTCGATTTCATTGGAAATCTGCTTCAGTGCCGCTATACCTCCTTCCACTCCGATCGGAACATTTCTAAAAACATAGCAGGTGATCAGGATAAAGGCGGTTCCCGAAAGTTCGAAAGGCGCTTTATTGAAGGCTAAAATATAGCCGATACCGACGGCGGTTCCCGGGATGGCGTAGCTGAGCATGGAAAGGAACTCCATAAGATGTTTACCGGGGAAGTTTTTTCGCACGACGATGTAGGCAATGACCATGCCGAAGATGGCAGTGATAGGTGTGCTGATAATCGCAAGAAAGAGGGTATTCTTCATGGTTGTGCGCCCAACATCCCAGCTGTAGGCAAAGTGGTCGAGGGTAAGATGCCAGTTAATTCCCCACAATTTTACAAAGCTACCACTTATGATGGTGGCGTACAAAAGCAGGACAAAACCGGAGATGATGCCGCAGGCAAGGGTTAAAAGAATTGTAACCCCTTTTCCCGTTTGTGCGGTGCTTCGCCTGCTCGATTTACCGGTTACCGTGATGTAGCTTTTCTTTCTCATAATATACTTCTGAATAAAGAAAACACTAACCGTGGGAATCAACAACAGAATTGCAAGGGCCGTTCCCCGGGGAAGGTTCCCCATACCGGTGAATTCCATATAGGCCTGGACAGAGAGGACATCGAAGTTTCCGCCGATAATGATAGGATTTCCGAAATCGGTGAGGCTGCTGACAAACACGAGCAGCCAGGAGGCGAAAATCCCCGGAAGAGCAAGGGGAAAGGTAACGGTCAAGAATGCCTTTCCCCGTTTTGCTCCAAGATTCATGGCACAGGTCTCGAGGTCCGGGTCGATACCCTGGAGGATGCCTGAAAGTGTCATGTAGGCTATGGGAAACATACTGATGGTCTGGACGATAATCAGGCCTTTTAGACCATAGACATTTGCCATGTCGATTCCCAATAGTTTTGCCGTGATAAGTCCGTTTCTTCCGAAAAGGAGAATAACGGAAAGGGCAAACATGAAGGGTGGTGAGATGATCGGAAGAAGAGCCATCCCCTGGAAAAATTTCCTTCCGCCGATTCGGGCTCTTGTAAGGGCGAAGGCAAACAAAAAGCCGATGGCTGTTGCCAGCGTGGCTACGATCACCCCGAGGGTGACGCTGTTTCGTATCGCCCGCAAATATTGTGAATGGGTAAAAATCTGACGGTATACGTCGCCGGTAAGTTTTCCCTCCGGGGCAAGGCTCAATTTTGCTGCAGAGGCGAGAGGGTAGAGGATGAACAATGCCAGCAGCGCAAAGATGACTATTACGCCGATCATGAGGGCCGGTTCTCTTGTTAATTGGTAAAAACGATTATTTAGGTTCCGGCCGGTGGTCGTGTTTGTCATGCACGGTGCTCCTTACGAATAAAGACGACTATAGGGGCCGCTGAGGGCCCCTATAGCTTTCCGGTAAACTATTATTTCTTTGGTTCGGTACGAGATTCACCGCCTATGACGGCGTTCCACTTTTCCACTAGGCGGGTTTTGTTGGCTGCGGCCCATTCATCGTCCTGATTGATGGTGTTGACCTTGCTGATGGGAAGGGCACCCTTGGGAAGGGGAACATCAACAAAGGGAACGGTAAAGGCCGTGGTATAGATTTTTGCGGCGGTTTCACCAAGGGCCCAATCGTAGAGCTTCTTTGCATGTGCGAGCTCTTCGGCAGGACCGTTTTTGATCAGGCTGATGGAGGCAACCTCATAGCCTGTTCCTTCGGAGGGGAAGGTAATTTCCAGGGGATATCCTTCGGCAATCAAACGTACACCGTCGTGAGCGTATCCGATGGCAATCGTGGTTTCTCCAATGGCTGCATTCTTTCCGGGGGCCGAGCCGCTTCTTGTATACTGGGTGATATTGGAGTCCAGCCGCTTCATGTATTCAAAGGCCTTCTCCTCTCCGTAGAGCGTTACCATGGTGGCAAGAACGTTATAGGCCGTTCCCGAAGATCCGGGATTCGCCATCTGCACGTGTCCCTTATATTTGGGATCGGCAAGTTCTTCCCAGGATGTGGGAGCGGTGAGACCGTATTTTTCCAAGGCCTGGGTATTGCTCTCAAAACAGAGGGGCCCTGCGTAGATTCCCGACCAGTATCGATCCGGGTCTCTGAATTTTTCAGGCATTGTAGCGGCGGGGGAATCATAGGGCATGGTCAACCCTTTGTCCTTCGCCTCGATATGACCGAGACCTACACCTCCGTACCAGATGCTGGCCTGGGGGTTTTCTTTTTCCGCTTCCATCCTGGCGGTACATTCGCCGGTGGAAAGGCGTACCCAATCGACCTGAATGCCGGTCTCTTCGGTAAAGGCGTTGAACACCTTACGGGCAAGCTCTTCGTCGAGGGTGGTATAGGCGGTTACCTTTCCGGCGTTCTCCTTCTCTCCTCCTGCGAACAACGCAAATGAGGTAACAAGCAGCATCGCCAGGGCAATTGCTACAACTCGTTTCATGACGGTTCTCCTCCTGTTTGGGTTTGTGACTATATCCCTTACAGTGTAGGATCTCCCCCGAACGGAGACAAGAAACAATCCGGTTACAATGGAGTTACGAAATAGTAACGGGAAGAGCGAAGCGGTAACCGCGCCCCCACTGGTTGACGATGACCCGCGGATTATGGGGATCCTGTTCCACCTTGGTGCGAAGACGCTGAATGTTCACTTTAATCATTTGGCGATATCCGTCCCACTCTTCGGTTCCCCACACTTCCCGAAGGATTTCTTCCCAGGTGACCACCGCTCCCTTTTGCTTCATCAGCAACACAAGAAGAAGATACTCGGTAGGAGTCAGTCGGACCCTTTCTCCCCTGCATAGCACCTCTTCGGAATCGAAGTTGACGGAAAGTCCTTCGCTGACTATCCTTTGCGGCTTTTCATCGCTGTCGTTTCTTCCAATCAGATTCGCCACCCGAAGGATTAACTCGCGGTGATTAAAGGGCTTGCGAACATAGTCCAGAGCTCCCAGCTCCAGGCCTGAAATGACGTAATCATCCTCGTCGTGACTGCTTAGTATCAAAATCGGAATGCCCTTGTCTCGGAGGGTTCGACAGACCGAAAAGCCGTCTATACCGGGTAAGGCCAGGTCCAGGACGACCAAATCGAAGTCTTCGCCGTCGGCGGTCTCTACTGCGGCTTCCCCCGTCTCCACGGTAGTAACCTGATACCCCTCGTCGGTCAGGAGAAAATGGAGGATCTGCAAAATATGCGGCTCATCGTCGACAACGAGAATATGTTTGTCGCTATTCATTTTCGGTAACTACTCCGTCAAGGGGAAGCGTGAAGGAAACCGTGGTTCCCGAACCCTCCACCGATCCCACATAGACCTTCCCATTATGCTTTTCGATTACCCGCTTGACAATAGCTAAACCAAGCCCGGCCCCCTCGAGCTGGGCACCCGAGAGAATTCCACCCTGAAAAAACTCGGTAAATACCTGCGGCTGCTCTCCTGTTCGAATCCCGGAACCATTGTCGTTTACCGATACCACCACCGCCTGTTCGTTTTCGTTGACCGATATGATGACACTGCCCCCTCTTCGCATGTGCTTGACGGCGTTGTGCACCAGGTTGACTAAGACCTGATGTATCCATCCCTCATCGGCAGGGGGGCGGGAGAGCAGTTTCGGAAAAGAGTAACGCAGCTCGATTCCTTTAGCTTCGAGGATCGGCCGCATGTGAAGGGCCACATTCTTGATGACCTTTCTGATGTCGATGGGCTTAACCTTGATGGTAAACCAGGCACTTTCTACTTTGATACTTGCCAGAATGGTATCGGAAAGGGTGACCAGCCTTTGTACATTGCTTCCTACCGAAGAGAGAAATTGGTGTTGGCGTTCTTCCAGGGGCCCAATCCTTTCTTCGATCAAAAGATCGACGGTAGACTGAATGACGGTGAGGGGGGTGCGTATTTCGTGGGCCAGGGTGGAAAGAATTGCCTCTTTTGTTTTAAGGCGCTTCTCTATTTCCAGCCGTTTCGCTTCCTGATTCCGTATCAGAAGAAAGGTAAACAAGAGGGCCAACGGAGTGACAATTGCGGCTGCCACGAAGAACGGGAGAAGGGGAGAAAGCGATAGGAGGCCCGCCGCACAGGGACCGATCACGCTTACGGCAAAGGGGAGACGCAATTTCCAGCCGCTGTTTTGTGCTGCGTCGACGGCGATTCTTGATCCGATCAGAGGGGCGAAGAATAGAAGCGGAGTCAAACCGGATGCAGCCGCCCCGAAAACGATGAAAAGTAATTCTCCGAAAAGCGCCAAAGAGGAGGGGATAATGGGAAGAAAGCGTAATCCCATGGTTGCGAATGTCAGGGCAAGGGCAATGATTGAGGCTTTCGTCGAGAACGGGTAGGCGAAAGGTAAGGCGATGAGAACGGACAGCGCCAGAATGCGGCATCGATAATGGTCGAAACGAAGCATTACGGCTCCCATTATACTACATTTAGCTACTGTCAGGAATCGTGGTGATTCCTTTACCTTTAAGCCCATGCATAAGAAGGAAGATAGTCAATCATCCACCGTAAGGCCGTGGGAATGCACCTGACCCACAGCTCCCTCCCACTCCGATTCATGGGCTGGTTCCGTAAGAAAAACCTCCGCCTGGTATACAGACTCCTCAACTCGGATGCTATCCGCTTCCCCTCTATCCCAGCCACTATCCCATGTGTCAGCCCCCGCTTCTCATCCTTTCCCCCAACCCGATAGGGCTTCATAAAGTTGTGATAATATCGGTAGATCTCAAGCCGCTCCAGCATGTTCACCGTACTTCGGGCAAACTGTACCGTCTGCCTCACATGATCCGAGTCATCCTTCCGGATCTCCCGGTCAAGG from the Sediminispirochaeta bajacaliforniensis DSM 16054 genome contains:
- a CDS encoding ABC transporter ATP-binding protein: MKQNDYLMLKNLVKDFHDGRGNTVRAVDDISLSIAKGDFVTLLGPSGCGKTTTLRMVAGFEVQSTGDIILDGRKINTIPAFDRNMPMVFQSYALFPHLTIFENIAYGLKIRKIPKEVIKNDVALAAQMVNLVGLEDRYPGELSGGQQQRVALARALVLKPEIILFDEPLSNLDAKLRIQTRTEIKRVQQLLGITALYVTHDQSEALSISDTIVIMNNGKIVQSGSPEEIYNHPADPFVSDFIGNANFFDGVVTEIDSRFISVSLLGSEVQVPLSTAGQSFLKGDEVVLAIKPEAVEVRPGKGAFNGKIEVSSFLGATTEYKIEYADGFMTAITPNTQGEIHNYRYGQEIAFSFKKEFFRIYKR
- a CDS encoding ABC transporter permease, with amino-acid sequence MTNTTTGRNLNNRFYQLTREPALMIGVIVIFALLALFILYPLASAAKLSLAPEGKLTGDVYRQIFTHSQYLRAIRNSVTLGVIVATLATAIGFLFAFALTRARIGGRKFFQGMALLPIISPPFMFALSVILLFGRNGLITAKLLGIDMANVYGLKGLIIVQTISMFPIAYMTLSGILQGIDPDLETCAMNLGAKRGKAFLTVTFPLALPGIFASWLLVFVSSLTDFGNPIIIGGNFDVLSVQAYMEFTGMGNLPRGTALAILLLIPTVSVFFIQKYIMRKKSYITVTGKSSRRSTAQTGKGVTILLTLACGIISGFVLLLYATIISGSFVKLWGINWHLTLDHFAYSWDVGRTTMKNTLFLAIISTPITAIFGMVIAYIVVRKNFPGKHLMEFLSMLSYAIPGTAVGIGYILAFNKAPFELSGTAFILITCYVFRNVPIGVEGGIAALKQISNEIEESSINLGATSALTFRKITLPLIRPAFFSGATFAFVRSMTAISAIIFLVSARWNHMTVLVLAQTEIMRLGVASVMSFALIVVIMVFIFIIMKLTGLGREQIFGTTK
- a CDS encoding ABC transporter substrate-binding protein, with protein sequence MKRVVAIALAMLLVTSFALFAGGEKENAGKVTAYTTLDEELARKVFNAFTEETGIQVDWVRLSTGECTARMEAEKENPQASIWYGGVGLGHIEAKDKGLTMPYDSPAATMPEKFRDPDRYWSGIYAGPLCFESNTQALEKYGLTAPTSWEELADPKYKGHVQMANPGSSGTAYNVLATMVTLYGEEKAFEYMKRLDSNITQYTRSGSAPGKNAAIGETTIAIGYAHDGVRLIAEGYPLEITFPSEGTGYEVASISLIKNGPAEELAHAKKLYDWALGETAAKIYTTAFTVPFVDVPLPKGALPISKVNTINQDDEWAAANKTRLVEKWNAVIGGESRTEPKK
- a CDS encoding response regulator transcription factor; protein product: MNSDKHILVVDDEPHILQILHFLLTDEGYQVTTVETGEAAVETADGEDFDLVVLDLALPGIDGFSVCRTLRDKGIPILILSSHDEDDYVISGLELGALDYVRKPFNHRELILRVANLIGRNDSDEKPQRIVSEGLSVNFDSEEVLCRGERVRLTPTEYLLLVLLMKQKGAVVTWEEILREVWGTEEWDGYRQMIKVNIQRLRTKVEQDPHNPRVIVNQWGRGYRFALPVTIS
- a CDS encoding sensor histidine kinase; the encoded protein is MLRFDHYRCRILALSVLIALPFAYPFSTKASIIALALTFATMGLRFLPIIPSSLALFGELLFIVFGAAASGLTPLLFFAPLIGSRIAVDAAQNSGWKLRLPFAVSVIGPCAAGLLSLSPLLPFFVAAAIVTPLALLFTFLLIRNQEAKRLEIEKRLKTKEAILSTLAHEIRTPLTVIQSTVDLLIEERIGPLEERQHQFLSSVGSNVQRLVTLSDTILASIKVESAWFTIKVKPIDIRKVIKNVALHMRPILEAKGIELRYSFPKLLSRPPADEGWIHQVLVNLVHNAVKHMRRGGSVIISVNENEQAVVVSVNDNGSGIRTGEQPQVFTEFFQGGILSGAQLEGAGLGLAIVKRVIEKHNGKVYVGSVEGSGTTVSFTLPLDGVVTENE